One Halorientalis litorea DNA segment encodes these proteins:
- the npdG gene encoding NADPH-dependent F420 reductase, with product MEIALLGGTGDIGEGLALRWAYDTNHDVVIGSRDADRAETKAEEYETELASRGVETTVRGAANPEAAAGADVVVLAVPAYHLADTVESVADTLADDAVLVSPAVGMKRDDAGFHYNRPGAGSVTQLAVDAAPGDVSVVGAFHNLPAGRLANLDAELGIDTLVVGDDADAVDTVSALADGIEGLRPLDAGSLANAAEIEAVTPLLINVAQNNDGLHDLGVSFR from the coding sequence ATGGAAATCGCACTGCTCGGCGGCACCGGCGACATCGGCGAAGGACTGGCACTGCGCTGGGCGTACGACACGAACCACGACGTCGTTATCGGGTCCCGCGACGCCGACCGCGCCGAGACGAAAGCCGAGGAGTACGAGACGGAACTGGCCAGCCGCGGCGTCGAGACGACGGTCCGCGGCGCGGCCAACCCCGAGGCCGCCGCCGGTGCGGACGTTGTCGTCCTCGCCGTTCCGGCCTACCACCTCGCCGACACCGTCGAATCGGTCGCCGATACTCTCGCCGACGACGCGGTGCTGGTCAGCCCCGCCGTCGGGATGAAACGCGACGACGCCGGGTTCCACTACAACCGGCCCGGCGCGGGCAGCGTCACGCAACTCGCGGTTGACGCCGCCCCCGGGGACGTGTCCGTCGTCGGAGCATTCCACAACCTCCCCGCCGGCCGCCTCGCAAACCTCGACGCCGAACTGGGTATCGACACGCTTGTCGTCGGCGACGACGCCGACGCCGTCGACACCGTCTCCGCGCTGGCCGACGGCATCGAGGGGTTGCGTCCGCTCGATGCCGGGTCGCTCGCCAACGCCGCCGAAATCGAGGCGGTGACACCGTTGCTCATCAACGTCGCACAGAACAACGACGGCCTCCACGATTTGGGCGTCTCGTTCCGCTAG
- a CDS encoding PHP domain-containing protein has product MEYDYHVHSTYSDGRFLFQMVRAAAEAGLSGVGITDHCSVADDADLREQKHLLGFNLDQTYERRREAIERLREDVSIDIYDGVEMDYHPDDEDAIASFLDEAGFQYAIGSVHHLDGVNIHVEPYFRQQSASEREATVARYFDRLVSLVESELFDVAAHVDLIERNPALRGHATETQYRRVAEAFTRSRTVPELNAGRVLDEYGEFHPSPDFRDVLAEYGVSFTVGTDSHKPGEIGERVAHVEQYLDRRDLAPVELPV; this is encoded by the coding sequence ATGGAGTACGACTATCACGTCCACTCGACGTACTCCGACGGCCGCTTCCTGTTCCAGATGGTCAGGGCGGCCGCAGAGGCGGGGCTGTCGGGCGTGGGCATCACCGACCACTGTAGTGTGGCCGACGACGCGGACCTCAGAGAGCAGAAGCATCTGCTCGGGTTCAACCTCGACCAGACGTACGAACGCCGGCGGGAGGCCATCGAGCGACTCCGGGAGGACGTATCCATCGACATCTACGACGGCGTCGAGATGGACTACCACCCCGACGACGAGGACGCCATCGCGTCGTTTCTGGACGAAGCCGGGTTCCAGTACGCCATCGGGAGCGTCCACCACCTCGACGGCGTGAACATCCACGTCGAACCGTACTTCCGGCAACAGTCGGCGTCCGAGCGTGAAGCCACGGTCGCCCGGTACTTCGACCGCCTCGTCTCGCTGGTCGAGTCCGAGTTGTTCGACGTGGCCGCCCACGTCGACCTGATAGAGCGCAATCCCGCGCTCAGAGGGCACGCGACCGAGACGCAGTACCGGCGGGTCGCGGAGGCGTTCACCCGCTCGCGGACCGTCCCGGAGTTGAACGCCGGGCGCGTGCTGGACGAGTACGGCGAGTTCCACCCCAGTCCCGACTTCCGCGACGTACTCGCGGAGTACGGTGTGTCCTTCACTGTCGGGACCGACTCGCACAAGCCGGGAGAAATCGGGGAGCGGGTCGCCCACGTCGAGCAGTACCTCGACCGACGTGACCTCGCCCCCGTCGAGTTGCCCGTCTAG